Proteins encoded within one genomic window of Amorphoplanes friuliensis DSM 7358:
- a CDS encoding endo-1,4-beta-xylanase, which yields MNQPPVARRSPLRLATTLIAASLVAAGTAVALATSADAATTLGASAAASGRYFGAAVSANKLSDSTYVGILNREFNSVTPENEMKIDATEPTQGQFSYANADRIVSHAKAQGMQVRGHTLAWHSQQPGWMQNMSGTALRNAMLNHVTQVATHYRGQLSAWDVVNEAFADGGSGARRDSNLQRTGNDWIEAAFRAARAADPATKLCYNDYNTDDWGQAKTQAVYSMVRDFKARGVPIDCVGFQSHFNSGSPYPSNYRTTLSSFAALGVDVQITELDIEGSGTTQANTYRNVVNDCLAVARCNGITVWGIRDTDSWRASGTPLLFDGSGNKKAAYTAVLEALNSGGTTDPTTPPPSSPGPTTPPPAGGGACSASVTLNQWTGGFTATVKVTAGASAVNGWSVTVTLPSGTSVTNTWNAVATGSSGSVRFGNAAYNPRIAPGGSTEFGFQGTGTGPSGTPSCAATA from the coding sequence ATGAATCAGCCACCCGTCGCCCGGAGATCCCCGCTCCGGCTGGCCACCACCCTGATCGCCGCGAGCCTCGTCGCCGCCGGCACGGCTGTCGCCCTGGCGACCTCCGCCGACGCCGCCACGACACTGGGCGCCTCGGCCGCCGCGTCGGGCCGCTACTTCGGTGCGGCCGTCTCGGCGAACAAGCTCTCGGACTCGACCTACGTGGGCATCCTCAACCGCGAGTTCAACAGCGTCACCCCCGAGAACGAGATGAAGATCGACGCGACCGAGCCCACCCAGGGCCAGTTCAGCTACGCCAACGCCGACCGGATCGTGAGCCACGCCAAGGCGCAGGGCATGCAGGTACGCGGTCACACGCTCGCCTGGCACTCCCAGCAGCCCGGCTGGATGCAGAACATGAGCGGCACCGCCCTGCGCAACGCCATGCTCAACCACGTCACGCAGGTCGCCACCCACTACCGCGGCCAGCTGTCGGCCTGGGACGTGGTGAACGAGGCGTTCGCCGACGGCGGCAGCGGCGCCCGCCGCGACTCGAACCTCCAGCGCACCGGCAACGACTGGATCGAGGCCGCCTTCCGGGCCGCCCGGGCCGCCGATCCGGCGACCAAGCTCTGCTACAACGACTACAACACCGACGACTGGGGTCAGGCCAAGACGCAGGCCGTCTACTCGATGGTCCGCGACTTCAAGGCCCGCGGTGTCCCCATCGACTGCGTCGGCTTCCAGTCGCACTTCAACAGCGGGTCCCCGTACCCGAGCAACTACCGGACCACGCTGTCGAGCTTCGCGGCGCTCGGTGTCGACGTGCAGATCACCGAACTGGACATCGAGGGGTCCGGCACGACGCAGGCGAACACGTACCGCAACGTCGTGAACGACTGCCTCGCGGTCGCCCGGTGCAACGGCATCACGGTCTGGGGCATCCGGGACACCGACTCGTGGCGTGCCAGCGGGACCCCGCTGCTGTTCGACGGCAGCGGCAACAAGAAGGCTGCCTACACGGCCGTGCTCGAGGCGCTGAACAGTGGCGGCACGACTGATCCCACCACCCCGCCGCCGTCCAGCCCCGGCCCCACCACGCCTCCTCCGGCCGGTGGCGGCGCCTGCTCCGCGAGCGTCACGCTGAACCAGTGGACCGGTGGCTTCACGGCGACCGTCAAGGTCACCGCCGGTGCCTCCGCGGTCAACGGCTGGTCCGTCACCGTCACCCTGCCGTCCGGCACCTCGGTCACCAACACCTGGAACGCCGTGGCCACCGGCAGCAGCGGCTCGGTCCGCTTCGGCAACGCCGCGTACAACCCGCGGATCGCCCCCGGAGGCAGCACGGAGTTCGGCTTCCAGGGCACCGGAACCGGCCCGTCCGGCACCCCGTCCTGCGCAGCCACCGCATGA
- a CDS encoding extracellular catalytic domain type 1 short-chain-length polyhydroxyalkanoate depolymerase yields the protein MKRLFLALVAVVTFLGVTSAPAAAASLQEVTAFGANPTGLRMHLYVPDRLPTNPAVLVAVHYCTGSGPAFYSGTQFASLADRYGYIVIYPSATRSGNCFDVSSPGALRHDGNSDPQGIVSMVRYVQDRYRTDPARTFVTGASSGAMMTNVLLGDYPDVFRAGSAFMGVPFGCFATTDGSSWNSACANGQITKTPQAWGDLVRAAYPGYTGARPRMQVWHGTEDATLRYPNFAEEIKQWTNVLGVSQTPVLTDSPQSGWTRTRYGSAGTQAPVEAISAAGVGHSLPAAGMAERTIAFFGLDSGTVPDPTNPPTTPPTTPPTTPPTSPPAGNCRVGYTVNAWSSGLTASIAITNTGPALTSWTLGFTLPAGQTITSGWNATYTPSSGAVTARNVSYNGALATGASTSIGLQATHTGDSGKPGAFTLNGVACVIA from the coding sequence ATGAAACGGCTCTTCCTCGCGCTGGTCGCCGTGGTCACCTTCCTCGGGGTGACCTCGGCCCCGGCGGCCGCGGCCTCCCTCCAGGAGGTCACCGCCTTCGGCGCCAACCCCACCGGTCTCCGGATGCACCTCTACGTCCCGGACCGTCTGCCCACCAACCCCGCGGTCCTCGTGGCCGTGCACTACTGCACGGGATCCGGGCCGGCGTTCTACTCCGGTACGCAGTTCGCCTCGCTGGCCGACCGGTACGGATACATCGTCATCTACCCGTCCGCGACCCGCTCCGGCAACTGTTTCGACGTGTCCTCACCGGGTGCGCTGCGCCACGACGGCAACAGCGACCCGCAGGGAATCGTGTCGATGGTCCGCTACGTGCAGGACCGGTACCGCACGGATCCGGCCCGCACGTTCGTCACCGGTGCGTCGTCCGGCGCGATGATGACCAACGTGCTGCTCGGCGACTACCCGGACGTGTTCCGGGCCGGGTCGGCGTTCATGGGTGTGCCGTTCGGTTGTTTCGCGACCACCGACGGCTCGAGCTGGAACAGCGCCTGCGCCAACGGCCAGATCACGAAGACACCGCAGGCCTGGGGCGACCTGGTCCGGGCCGCGTACCCGGGATACACGGGCGCGCGTCCCCGGATGCAGGTCTGGCACGGCACGGAGGACGCAACACTGCGCTACCCGAACTTCGCCGAGGAGATCAAGCAGTGGACCAACGTGCTCGGTGTCAGCCAGACACCGGTGCTGACCGATTCACCCCAGTCCGGCTGGACGCGGACACGGTACGGCTCCGCGGGTACGCAGGCTCCGGTCGAGGCGATCAGCGCCGCCGGAGTGGGTCACTCGCTGCCCGCCGCGGGCATGGCGGAGCGGACGATCGCGTTCTTCGGCCTGGACTCGGGCACCGTCCCGGACCCGACGAATCCGCCGACCACTCCGCCGACCACTCCGCCGACGACCCCGCCGACCTCTCCGCCTGCCGGTAACTGCCGGGTCGGTTACACGGTCAACGCCTGGAGTTCGGGCCTGACCGCTTCCATCGCCATCACGAACACGGGACCGGCCCTGACCAGCTGGACCCTGGGCTTCACCCTGCCGGCCGGACAGACGATCACGTCCGGCTGGAATGCCACCTACACGCCGTCGAGCGGGGCGGTCACCGCCCGCAACGTCTCCTACAACGGCGCACTGGCGACCGGAGCCTCCACCTCCATCGGCCTCCAGGCCACCCACACCGGCGACAGTGGCAAGCCGGGGGCGTTCACGCTCAACGGCGTCGCCTGCGTGATCGCCTGA